A stretch of Longimicrobium sp. DNA encodes these proteins:
- the hisA gene encoding 1-(5-phosphoribosyl)-5-[(5-phosphoribosylamino)methylideneamino]imidazole-4-carboxamide isomerase has product MGSRFALYPAIDLRRGRCVRLEKGEASRETVYGDDPLAVARSFADAGAEWIHVVDLDAAFGDGSNRALIRRVVAGTPLKVQTGGGLRTEDDLAEVLDSGAARAVIGTAAIENPDLVRRAVDRFGADRIAVGLDARGRRPAARGWTEESGTDLFDLAKTMVELGARTLVHTDIERDGMLMGPNLELSAALAAESGAEVVVSGGMSGMGDVDAVAAAARERGGIAGAIIGKAIYEGRIGLTEALQRVRGEG; this is encoded by the coding sequence GGCTGGAGAAGGGCGAGGCGAGCCGGGAGACGGTGTATGGGGACGACCCGCTGGCCGTGGCGCGCTCGTTCGCGGACGCGGGCGCGGAGTGGATCCACGTGGTGGACCTGGACGCCGCGTTCGGCGACGGAAGCAACCGCGCGCTCATCCGCCGCGTGGTCGCCGGGACGCCGCTGAAGGTGCAGACGGGCGGGGGACTGCGGACGGAAGACGACCTCGCCGAGGTGCTGGACTCCGGCGCCGCCCGCGCGGTGATCGGCACCGCGGCCATCGAGAACCCCGACCTCGTCCGCCGCGCCGTCGACCGATTCGGCGCCGACCGCATCGCCGTCGGGCTCGACGCGCGGGGGCGCCGGCCGGCGGCGCGGGGGTGGACGGAGGAGAGCGGGACCGACCTCTTCGACCTGGCGAAGACGATGGTGGAGCTGGGCGCCCGCACCCTCGTCCACACCGACATCGAGCGCGACGGGATGCTGATGGGCCCCAACCTGGAGCTCTCCGCCGCGCTCGCGGCCGAGTCCGGCGCCGAGGTCGTCGTCAGCGGCGGGATGAGCGGGATGGGCGACGTGGACGCCGTCGCGGCCGCGGCGCGGGAGCGCGGCGGGATCGCGGGCGCCATCATCGGCAAGGCCATCTACGAGGGGCGGATCGGCCTCACCGAAGCCCTCCAGCGGGTGCGGGGGGAGGGCTGA